The following proteins are encoded in a genomic region of Leptospira fainei serovar Hurstbridge str. BUT 6:
- a CDS encoding GGDEF domain-containing protein, with amino-acid sequence MKGEEMSKQKSNFAVITFLRALRIHTDEADLSKLIYICMLLVVSFITFLSATISWIQFPKLFLSVVILYSFSGLSVLLILLSQKKNTYFAFGFNLFVIVLLAYLYFPSGGSFGATPFFILINALFSWILLFGGSSKKLVVSMLLHASFFIVNPIIDIFDPHLVSNRYPDRISQIHNLMLWGIVSIVFIMSCMWLWSGLLQNRFHNLISQIEIDDLTGTYRKSFMMAVIENFRTSSALFQRTHSIAFVDLDKFKQINDTYGHLIGDEVLVDLIQCCRTFLRKTDYISRYGGDEFLLFFPDTNVEEAFAIMERLRIAVAENNWSTKSINVTISVGVGELLMDREVRYSLELIDEKMYESKRTGKNKVVSVANER; translated from the coding sequence GTGAAGGGTGAAGAGATGAGTAAGCAAAAATCAAATTTCGCTGTAATTACATTTTTGCGTGCGTTACGAATCCACACTGATGAAGCGGATTTATCGAAGTTAATCTATATTTGCATGCTCCTTGTCGTAAGTTTTATCACGTTCTTGTCTGCGACTATTTCTTGGATTCAATTTCCAAAATTATTCTTGAGTGTCGTAATTCTATATTCTTTTTCTGGCCTGTCCGTATTGCTAATTCTCTTGTCTCAAAAAAAGAATACATATTTTGCGTTCGGATTCAATCTCTTCGTAATTGTTCTCCTTGCCTATTTATATTTTCCTTCCGGTGGATCTTTCGGCGCCACTCCTTTTTTCATTCTGATAAATGCACTTTTCTCTTGGATTTTACTGTTTGGAGGTAGTTCAAAAAAACTGGTTGTGTCCATGCTATTGCATGCTAGCTTCTTTATTGTCAATCCGATCATTGACATATTCGACCCTCATTTGGTCTCTAATCGGTATCCTGATCGAATATCCCAAATTCACAATCTCATGTTATGGGGAATCGTCAGCATTGTTTTTATAATGTCTTGCATGTGGCTTTGGTCCGGGCTTCTACAAAATCGGTTCCATAATTTAATAAGCCAAATTGAAATAGATGATCTTACTGGCACTTACAGAAAATCCTTTATGATGGCAGTTATTGAAAACTTCAGAACGAGCAGTGCTTTATTTCAACGAACGCACTCAATCGCATTCGTTGATCTTGATAAATTCAAACAGATAAATGATACTTATGGTCATTTGATTGGAGATGAGGTCTTGGTTGACTTAATTCAGTGCTGCCGTACATTTCTTAGAAAGACTGACTATATTTCAAGATATGGCGGTGATGAATTTTTACTATTCTTTCCTGACACGAACGTGGAGGAGGCTTTTGCAATTATGGAAAGATTGAGAATTGCAGTCGCCGAGAATAACTGGAGTACCAAATCAATAAATGTTACGATAAGCGTGGGAGTCGGTGAGCTCTTGATGGACAGGGAGGTCAGATATTCTCTTGAATTGATTGATGAAAAAATGTATGAGTCGAAACGGACTGGAAAAAACAAAGTGGTGTCGGTCGCCAATGAGCGATAA
- a CDS encoding class I SAM-dependent methyltransferase, whose protein sequence is MINLNHNCILCDSQRNKIVFVENDIPIVRCLNCDHVFSTYKQEEHFGKYWEGEEVEYDLNWWDIAHREIYKDFINKFLSARKGRILDVGCGLGYFIKTLNRERPEWESIGYEISKRAVKFAKERNGVGKVYSGIVQTSRLPENSFDIITLWDVIEHIPKPHDLMLYLFTLLKPGGFLFVQTPNIPVQLLKAKLKLLLKGMQADAHYLEAKDHINDYSEKTLRILSDQCGFSFVEFTILKPISAVSGDKTKLGVIAKKAFYFCTLLFWNMTFRKINLNLTLFAILHKQ, encoded by the coding sequence TTGATTAATCTAAACCATAATTGCATTCTTTGCGATAGCCAAAGAAATAAAATCGTATTTGTGGAAAACGATATCCCGATTGTTCGTTGTTTAAATTGCGACCATGTATTTTCTACATATAAACAGGAAGAGCATTTTGGAAAGTATTGGGAAGGAGAAGAAGTTGAATACGATTTAAACTGGTGGGATATTGCCCACAGAGAAATCTACAAAGACTTTATCAATAAATTTCTCTCAGCTCGGAAAGGCAGGATTTTAGACGTAGGCTGCGGATTGGGTTATTTCATTAAGACACTTAATCGAGAGCGACCGGAATGGGAATCGATAGGGTACGAGATTTCTAAACGAGCGGTAAAATTCGCCAAAGAAAGGAACGGAGTGGGTAAGGTTTATTCAGGCATTGTTCAGACTAGCCGCCTTCCCGAAAATAGTTTCGATATTATCACTCTTTGGGACGTGATCGAACATATACCGAAGCCTCATGATTTAATGCTATATCTGTTTACCCTATTAAAACCGGGTGGATTTCTATTCGTACAAACACCGAATATCCCCGTGCAGTTGCTTAAGGCGAAATTGAAACTTCTGCTCAAAGGAATGCAGGCGGACGCTCATTATCTGGAAGCGAAAGACCATATAAACGACTATTCTGAGAAAACTCTGCGAATCCTATCTGATCAATGCGGATTCTCCTTCGTCGAGTTTACGATTCTAAAACCGATTTCGGCGGTATCGGGTGATAAAACAAAATTAGGAGTTATAGCGAAAAAGGCATTTTATTTCTGTACTTTATTATTCTGGAATATGACTTTTAGAAAAATCAATCTTAACCTTACTTTATTTGCCATTTTGCATAAGCAATAA
- a CDS encoding HD-GYP domain-containing protein, with protein MAASLDLQKFDFTEEVIQNFRENGIIPIDFYNKNGQILIHKKDMASGDDINRLQKFEAQGIYFLTSEIGKISLSLGKTSPSAAASFEKLINPQLTVNLCKGATELLKDIRNYPLTGAHVRSVGKSIDSILEDFKSSPNMETGLVNILEVMANAGAPVDSEVLTKRTVIAMAMKVRTAKAFTKIDAELKKIEQMNLMIASYMADIGYTQMKMPSHSNLKTEEFEYIKNHPIISYFMIANIPELQDSVKSIVLNHHRPHRGEGLNNNYPQPKQLVQKLQGYREKYKGDFRKNIIVNDIQKQARGILTNALSYDDIGILSIAGEFASLTTAQPWREPVDSKKALKLILNNSYFAYNEKTLKDFYDHVGLSLSDNQPFIKIGDYVIVASPGSNRNVFFEVCVIQESYKNSIRPMLERIGTIKPTFINNGKFRISGFEKESLNLDRRRAVFNLERNGDPRRIIYLIDPEMDREFFEFLDKKARDLPKTSSTDSDATSKSNLS; from the coding sequence CTGGCGGCAAGTCTGGACTTACAAAAATTCGATTTTACCGAAGAGGTAATTCAAAATTTCCGTGAAAATGGAATTATTCCTATCGATTTTTACAATAAGAACGGCCAAATCCTGATTCATAAGAAGGATATGGCTAGCGGAGACGATATCAATCGCCTTCAAAAATTCGAAGCGCAAGGAATCTATTTTCTAACTTCTGAGATCGGAAAAATCAGCCTCAGCTTAGGAAAAACATCGCCCTCTGCAGCGGCTTCGTTTGAAAAGCTAATCAATCCGCAGCTGACCGTTAATTTATGCAAGGGAGCTACGGAACTACTCAAAGACATTCGGAACTATCCGCTGACGGGAGCCCACGTCCGAAGTGTGGGAAAATCCATAGATTCTATTTTAGAAGATTTTAAATCTTCTCCTAACATGGAAACCGGTCTTGTGAATATCCTGGAAGTAATGGCCAACGCGGGGGCACCCGTTGATTCCGAGGTTCTCACAAAAAGAACGGTCATAGCGATGGCGATGAAAGTTAGAACCGCAAAAGCTTTCACTAAAATAGACGCTGAATTGAAGAAAATCGAGCAGATGAACTTGATGATCGCTTCTTATATGGCTGATATCGGTTACACTCAAATGAAAATGCCTAGTCATTCGAATTTGAAAACAGAAGAGTTTGAGTATATCAAGAATCATCCTATTATCAGTTACTTCATGATAGCGAATATTCCCGAATTGCAAGATTCGGTAAAATCGATCGTACTAAATCATCATAGACCTCATAGAGGAGAAGGTTTAAATAATAATTATCCGCAGCCTAAACAACTTGTGCAAAAATTGCAGGGATATCGGGAAAAATACAAAGGTGATTTTAGAAAGAACATTATAGTAAACGATATTCAGAAACAGGCGCGAGGAATTCTTACCAATGCGCTCTCTTACGATGATATCGGAATTCTGTCCATTGCGGGAGAATTTGCCTCCCTTACGACTGCGCAGCCTTGGAGAGAGCCCGTCGACTCCAAAAAGGCTTTAAAGTTAATTCTTAACAATAGTTATTTCGCATATAATGAAAAAACACTGAAAGATTTTTATGATCATGTGGGTCTTTCTCTTTCCGACAACCAGCCTTTTATTAAGATCGGTGACTACGTTATCGTAGCTTCCCCGGGCTCGAATCGAAACGTTTTTTTCGAAGTTTGCGTAATCCAAGAGTCTTACAAAAATTCAATTCGTCCTATGCTGGAGCGAATCGGAACGATAAAACCAACATTTATCAATAACGGAAAATTTCGGATTTCAGGATTTGAGAAAGAAAGTTTAAATCTGGATCGGCGGCGGGCTGTATTTAATCTAGAGAGAAACGGCGACCCTAGAAGAATTATTTACTTGATAGACCCCGAAATGGATCGGGAATTTTTTGAATTTCTGGATAAAAAAGCTCGTGATCTCCCTAAGACCAGCTCGACCGATTCGGATGCGACTAGTAAAAGTAATCTTTCTTAA
- a CDS encoding Lp29 family lipoprotein, which yields MHFKFVFLATFLTTTCTSINLVGPEPMPIRKLDTRKKVALVGFHPYSTATVGNKLDGWIDTPCKSQISQKYGTDLKSAFFKGRRNVPSDHRAAYPLRNQLVHPLSWGEPIGKFPTSGVESGIEEENISRFMEFSYSLLGAGALPDLCEVLEWDSGSKTFQLKKRNVDYYVVGIFTPVFSEPTVLGAITFAITFPLSFLTVGILPMAMEKRTESYFRVYDPKLNLVKEIKASNSFWRLDAIWAMPSDRSRVVEKYSYDPPAWEKDVAEMDKTWKPE from the coding sequence ATGCACTTTAAATTTGTATTTCTCGCGACCTTTTTAACGACAACTTGCACAAGTATAAACCTAGTCGGTCCTGAACCAATGCCTATTCGCAAGTTGGACACTCGAAAAAAAGTCGCATTAGTGGGCTTCCATCCCTATTCAACGGCAACAGTTGGAAACAAGCTTGATGGTTGGATAGACACTCCTTGCAAGAGTCAGATATCACAAAAATACGGAACAGATTTAAAATCCGCCTTTTTCAAAGGAAGAAGGAACGTTCCGTCCGATCATCGAGCAGCTTATCCTTTGCGGAATCAACTTGTACATCCTTTATCCTGGGGAGAACCGATCGGTAAATTTCCGACGAGCGGAGTTGAATCCGGTATAGAAGAGGAAAACATAAGTAGATTTATGGAGTTTTCTTATTCTTTACTCGGTGCGGGTGCGCTTCCGGATCTATGCGAGGTCCTGGAATGGGATTCCGGATCTAAGACATTTCAATTAAAAAAACGGAATGTTGACTATTACGTAGTAGGTATCTTTACCCCTGTCTTTTCGGAACCGACAGTTTTAGGAGCGATTACGTTTGCGATCACATTTCCATTGAGTTTTTTGACGGTCGGAATTCTTCCGATGGCTATGGAAAAAAGGACGGAGTCCTATTTTAGGGTCTACGATCCTAAGCTGAATCTTGTAAAAGAAATCAAAGCTTCAAACTCATTTTGGAGATTGGATGCGATTTGGGCGATGCCAAGTGATCGGAGTAGGGTAGTTGAGAAATACTCCTATGACCCGCCAGCTTGGGAAAAGGATGTAGCAGAGATGGACAAAACTTGGAAACCGGAATAA
- a CDS encoding tetratricopeptide repeat protein produces MKFVKRICPLVVVILILGGCKSKESASKQGLELNRQGTELLASNPEKALSKFLEAEELNPETPEYKANAGIAYMTLNRNEEALQKFKETIQLDPKYLQAYYNQGVILENLGNHEDAIKSYKTALQIAPDSPEIVYNLALAYEKSGQDKEAAENYSRFIVIAPQSLQPAIEEAKSRLKRLQVTKDEKPNEKRKTAKRKRKR; encoded by the coding sequence TTGAAGTTCGTAAAAAGAATCTGCCCTCTCGTTGTTGTGATTTTAATTTTAGGCGGATGCAAATCCAAAGAATCCGCTTCCAAACAAGGACTGGAATTAAACCGACAAGGAACTGAGTTACTTGCTTCAAATCCGGAGAAAGCTTTGTCGAAATTCTTGGAAGCCGAGGAATTAAATCCAGAGACACCGGAATACAAAGCCAACGCAGGAATCGCATACATGACTTTAAATCGAAACGAAGAGGCTTTGCAGAAGTTCAAAGAAACGATTCAGCTCGATCCTAAATACCTCCAAGCTTACTACAACCAAGGAGTCATTCTCGAAAACCTTGGAAATCACGAGGATGCAATCAAGAGCTATAAGACAGCTCTCCAAATTGCACCGGACTCTCCTGAAATCGTTTACAATCTTGCGCTCGCCTACGAAAAATCGGGTCAGGATAAAGAAGCAGCCGAAAACTATTCTCGCTTCATTGTGATCGCTCCTCAAAGCTTACAACCCGCAATCGAAGAAGCCAAATCAAGACTCAAGCGATTGCAAGTCACCAAAGACGAAAAACCTAATGAAAAACGAAAGACCGCCAAGAGAAAGAGGAAGAGATAA
- a CDS encoding tetratricopeptide repeat protein, translating into MLSNFLKRFGFFFMFILFLLFGSFCSKDEKELTNRYAIGTGFYDERKLSEAILNFNKVYREDPDYKSTRFMLGKCYFYSKDLKKAKDYFGEDFDKDASRLNSGIWWYRTRLMLGEDPKEILSGIDSILDRDPEKSEAWILKGLILERLGKFPEAAQSYIKAADEFDRIAFANYRLSKVFERIGIEARSEEYLAKAKALGFGLKSKKFKSESVE; encoded by the coding sequence ATGCTAAGTAACTTTTTAAAACGATTCGGGTTCTTTTTTATGTTCATCCTTTTTTTGCTTTTCGGGAGTTTTTGCTCTAAGGACGAAAAGGAACTTACTAACAGATACGCGATCGGTACCGGGTTTTACGACGAGAGGAAACTCAGCGAAGCGATTTTGAATTTTAACAAAGTATATCGCGAAGATCCGGACTACAAGTCCACTCGATTCATGCTCGGTAAATGTTATTTCTATTCTAAGGATTTGAAAAAAGCAAAAGATTATTTCGGAGAAGATTTCGATAAAGATGCAAGTCGTTTAAACTCGGGTATTTGGTGGTACAGGACTCGGCTTATGTTAGGCGAAGATCCAAAGGAAATTCTATCCGGAATCGATTCAATTTTAGACAGAGATCCCGAGAAATCGGAAGCGTGGATTTTAAAAGGACTGATCTTAGAGAGATTGGGGAAATTCCCGGAAGCGGCTCAAAGTTATATTAAAGCCGCAGACGAATTCGACCGAATCGCATTTGCGAATTATAGGTTGTCAAAAGTATTCGAGAGAATCGGGATTGAAGCGCGATCGGAAGAATATTTGGCGAAAGCGAAGGCTTTAGGATTCGGTCTCAAGTCTAAGAAATTCAAATCGGAATCGGTTGAATGA
- a CDS encoding MORN repeat-containing protein: MKNQIFQVVHSILLTSIRFLQAVLNRILNKKGIKILSIFLSILLFCYGLFFFASTLSGTCRSGNCWIGTGVMTYPDGNEYRGEFFLRKGHGNGEFRSPKGEHYLGEWSWGKKDGYGFYTYANGDTYEGKFSSNIKEGFGVFIWKGGLKYIGNWKDGEPEGKGKLILDNGKLILEGEYRKGIIHNGKGMYVYENGSKYIGEWRDGKRNGFGILLNSDGVPVYSGQWENDKQRPIRISKGKTAS, encoded by the coding sequence ATGAAAAACCAAATTTTCCAAGTCGTTCACTCGATTCTTTTGACTTCGATTCGATTCTTACAAGCCGTTCTAAATAGAATTCTAAATAAGAAAGGAATCAAGATCCTCTCAATATTTCTTTCGATTCTACTCTTCTGTTACGGTCTATTTTTCTTTGCATCTACGTTAAGCGGAACTTGTAGGAGCGGAAATTGCTGGATTGGGACAGGTGTCATGACGTATCCGGATGGAAACGAGTATAGGGGAGAGTTTTTTCTTAGAAAAGGGCATGGCAACGGAGAGTTTCGAAGTCCTAAAGGAGAACATTATTTGGGAGAATGGTCTTGGGGAAAAAAAGACGGATATGGTTTTTATACTTACGCTAACGGAGACACATACGAAGGAAAATTCTCTTCCAATATCAAAGAAGGTTTCGGGGTATTTATTTGGAAGGGAGGATTAAAATATATCGGAAATTGGAAGGATGGAGAGCCGGAAGGAAAAGGAAAATTAATACTAGATAACGGCAAACTGATCCTGGAAGGCGAATATAGAAAGGGAATTATCCATAACGGAAAAGGGATGTACGTTTACGAAAACGGGTCTAAGTATATCGGAGAATGGAGAGACGGGAAACGAAACGGTTTTGGAATTCTTTTAAATAGTGACGGAGTTCCAGTTTACTCCGGTCAATGGGAAAACGACAAACAGCGTCCGATTAGAATTTCTAAGGGCAAAACGGCGTCGTAA
- a CDS encoding TIGR04388 family protein, whose protein sequence is MVNEERGQIRQFQKKERFLSFTILISYLWLLFAPISILFSQPVTVPDFVAPQVSNQNLNQYVSLANQSHSLKAWNMIVDQGFGVIKASWEDLASQEITALESSVNSQYANDPATAAYIDKMIESQASNSEQAWLTQIETQIADGQNTFLQSLQTSSLTQTGQTDSNYQTVLTNGLQTFSDSLNSLQQNYQNQLASINKTDAQYQANLQQLQTYENAVRTSISTSVTQLDSSLQNTALYYNKNADGSVNWSSLNRSGIGLQTLISNLYQGLQNGTSLSTLATEMTSYLQTQETQAVQNANYWTQQSQAYTQTNSNIATGFADYQLSGFQSLVDYANSVRSSNTAINAIMTYIDGGSNSQDSTLLNFLYSTYGYDPTKTQIVGITNADFTGINQGYHSYSPFPITLGHSGAGLSYSSSGLSAFDFSATGLWAFGLFLPVTAYFTEDTFSYSINFQVKDLTAGANAQTWNGFASSLNSELGTWNTLAPSISNWEGQMSAYQAQYAAWHAQAVAYENNLQISYSNGVQTLNSEKVSWLSGINSQASVASSSVQTAKIEDDSNAQVKLDDSLPRISSVFLPSSGEVLAPALTPPSVDSSGLNNVLSIFQQSLMGASNLALENQLNKQAIQEKQNAVNQIASSLGSNAVVDNHGNITYTTAIEDGHAKLKAGGDATNSSDYEATKVNQYVYVGAPATIRVASAGNLFQSWNSDSVLSENQTNEDSFNASYNTAINTLNSQIKSLNEQNAKNDLAFQNEAQAEASFATNEQSLAKTMLQGGTFQSWVQGQIKDKVNAAVATALANATGMSPDMASQLVSWFEKKQADKKAKAEARTQEITAGITTVASIALSFVAGPEMLALGQAALQAVQGYQNGGMEGALVGAASGAATGYARQFGVNVGVSYSYSGGFGGTLGLGSSSLNGGVTFSQHGSTSFSLGTKAGNLNYNPQSGFSGSVNVWGTEGGQGLMVNVGQHTGPSLTYQNTDEESGVGGSVTIDGKGNATVAATYRNATVVSATGNVHDPSSFGNLTLNNNFNNDLNQNLAMKQADANSKAADSKLNAGRNAIAETGNPDQKEILNNPNASAEDQHGVLATLAKSNDFLTDPSSASSWLGRTTQDLAGNLLGSMGLRASDSNGFIDEKGNYHQRTCFTGETLIRTREGLKRIDKIEIGDFVLSLNEKTGKVSYKKVTELFVHEVKLIHRVSYKNGPVINSTWNHPFYLRGKGWTEVKDIQAGERSVTIASIRNSEKGNLASRTPIAASLASLKNQNSNEEYSDSWKNESAGTLEISKIEEVYTETKVYNIEVEDNHTYFVGKDGILVHNYLPEFVDQLNQRVAEIKGAINEPVGTAKAVAEQQFSKEGLQRTAIDAVTLGQGRNIENLVNATGVNGEEAAARAHANFAFDGVLGLATEGVGRLISGVRGLTGAASEASNAGKIGSLTARQTETLTTTSDYLNLLDKGDRNSLMKQIGDLSKTAEGRQKIADIHKVVNNLLYHAEIKQGFVNPVNVSVSKLKELQTLTGVLKDTIHNP, encoded by the coding sequence ATGGTAAACGAAGAGAGGGGTCAAATTCGGCAATTTCAAAAGAAGGAGAGGTTCCTTTCTTTTACCATTCTCATTAGCTATCTTTGGTTACTTTTTGCTCCGATTTCTATTCTCTTTTCTCAACCTGTTACTGTTCCGGATTTTGTAGCTCCCCAAGTTTCGAATCAAAACTTAAATCAATACGTAAGCCTAGCGAATCAGTCTCATTCATTAAAAGCTTGGAATATGATCGTCGATCAAGGTTTTGGAGTCATAAAAGCATCCTGGGAAGATCTTGCGAGCCAAGAGATTACTGCGTTAGAATCATCCGTGAACTCTCAATATGCGAATGATCCTGCAACCGCCGCGTATATCGATAAAATGATCGAGTCTCAGGCGAGTAACTCGGAACAAGCCTGGCTCACTCAAATCGAAACACAAATCGCCGACGGCCAGAATACTTTCTTACAAAGCTTACAAACTTCTTCTCTTACTCAAACCGGTCAGACGGATTCTAATTACCAAACGGTTTTGACGAATGGCCTACAAACCTTTTCGGATTCTTTAAATTCTCTCCAACAAAATTACCAAAACCAACTCGCTTCGATCAATAAAACCGACGCCCAGTACCAGGCAAACCTCCAGCAATTGCAAACGTATGAGAATGCAGTTCGGACGAGTATTTCTACATCCGTTACTCAATTAGATTCTTCTCTTCAAAATACGGCCCTTTATTATAACAAGAATGCCGATGGGTCGGTCAATTGGTCGTCTTTGAATCGGTCCGGAATCGGTTTGCAGACTTTAATTTCGAATCTTTACCAGGGGCTTCAAAACGGGACCTCACTTTCCACTCTTGCCACCGAGATGACGAGCTATCTTCAAACGCAAGAAACCCAGGCCGTTCAGAATGCAAACTATTGGACCCAACAGTCCCAAGCTTATACTCAAACAAATTCGAATATAGCTACCGGGTTTGCCGATTACCAACTGAGCGGTTTTCAGTCCTTAGTCGATTACGCGAATTCAGTCCGATCATCCAATACGGCTATCAATGCGATCATGACCTATATTGACGGCGGAAGCAATTCTCAAGACTCGACGCTATTGAATTTTTTATATTCTACTTACGGATACGATCCTACTAAAACTCAAATCGTAGGAATTACTAACGCTGATTTTACCGGGATAAATCAAGGTTATCATTCTTATAGTCCTTTTCCAATTACGCTCGGGCATTCAGGGGCGGGATTAAGTTATTCTAGTTCGGGTCTTAGCGCATTTGATTTTTCTGCGACCGGACTTTGGGCGTTTGGGCTTTTCTTACCCGTCACTGCATATTTTACCGAAGATACATTCTCTTATTCGATCAATTTCCAAGTAAAGGACTTAACAGCGGGAGCAAATGCCCAGACCTGGAACGGATTTGCATCGAGCTTGAACTCGGAACTTGGAACCTGGAATACGCTAGCACCGTCGATATCGAATTGGGAAGGACAAATGTCCGCGTATCAGGCGCAGTATGCGGCTTGGCATGCTCAGGCAGTTGCCTACGAAAACAATTTACAAATTTCTTATTCGAATGGGGTGCAGACTTTAAATTCGGAAAAAGTATCCTGGCTTTCCGGTATTAATTCTCAAGCTTCTGTTGCATCATCCTCGGTTCAAACCGCAAAAATCGAAGACGATTCAAACGCCCAAGTTAAACTGGATGATAGTCTGCCTAGAATTTCTTCCGTATTTCTACCGAGTTCCGGAGAAGTTCTCGCTCCCGCTTTGACACCTCCGTCTGTGGATTCATCGGGACTCAATAATGTACTTTCCATCTTCCAACAATCGTTGATGGGAGCCAGTAACCTTGCTTTAGAGAACCAACTCAACAAGCAAGCGATCCAAGAGAAGCAGAACGCGGTCAATCAGATCGCGAGTTCCTTGGGTAGTAATGCGGTAGTAGACAATCACGGAAATATCACCTATACGACAGCGATCGAAGACGGACATGCAAAGCTGAAAGCGGGTGGAGACGCAACTAACTCAAGCGATTACGAAGCAACGAAAGTAAATCAGTATGTTTACGTAGGAGCTCCCGCAACGATTCGAGTCGCGAGTGCGGGAAATCTATTTCAAAGCTGGAATAGTGATAGCGTATTGTCCGAGAATCAAACGAACGAAGATTCGTTTAACGCTTCCTATAATACTGCAATCAATACGTTAAATTCCCAAATAAAATCATTAAACGAACAGAACGCGAAGAACGATTTGGCTTTTCAAAACGAGGCACAGGCCGAAGCAAGTTTTGCCACGAACGAGCAGAGTCTCGCAAAAACGATGCTCCAAGGAGGAACATTCCAATCTTGGGTTCAGGGGCAGATAAAGGATAAAGTAAACGCTGCAGTGGCGACAGCACTCGCTAACGCAACCGGGATGTCTCCTGATATGGCTTCTCAGCTAGTGAGTTGGTTCGAGAAGAAACAAGCGGATAAGAAAGCAAAAGCAGAGGCAAGAACTCAGGAAATCACAGCCGGTATTACCACAGTCGCGAGCATCGCTCTTTCATTCGTAGCCGGACCCGAGATGTTAGCTCTTGGTCAAGCGGCTCTCCAAGCAGTTCAAGGGTATCAGAACGGAGGAATGGAAGGGGCGTTAGTCGGAGCGGCCTCCGGTGCAGCTACAGGATACGCAAGACAGTTCGGAGTGAATGTAGGAGTATCGTATAGTTACTCTGGAGGATTTGGGGGAACGCTTGGACTTGGCTCCTCATCCTTGAATGGAGGAGTGACGTTCTCACAACACGGAAGCACATCTTTCTCATTAGGAACAAAAGCAGGAAATTTAAACTATAATCCGCAATCAGGCTTTAGCGGGAGCGTGAACGTTTGGGGAACGGAAGGCGGCCAGGGGCTTATGGTCAACGTAGGCCAACATACCGGTCCTAGTTTAACCTACCAAAATACGGATGAGGAGTCAGGAGTTGGCGGATCGGTCACAATAGACGGAAAGGGAAATGCGACCGTCGCGGCCACGTATAGAAACGCAACGGTGGTTTCAGCAACTGGGAATGTACATGACCCGAGTAGTTTTGGGAATTTAACATTAAACAATAATTTTAATAATGATCTAAACCAAAACTTGGCGATGAAGCAGGCAGATGCGAATTCGAAAGCTGCCGATTCAAAATTAAATGCGGGTAGAAATGCAATAGCCGAAACGGGCAATCCCGACCAAAAGGAAATTTTAAACAATCCGAATGCGAGTGCAGAGGACCAACACGGAGTACTTGCTACCTTAGCTAAATCGAATGATTTCCTAACAGATCCAAGCTCTGCATCTTCATGGCTTGGAAGGACGACTCAGGATCTAGCGGGTAATCTCCTTGGGAGCATGGGATTAAGGGCGAGTGACAGCAATGGGTTTATTGACGAGAAGGGAAATTATCATCAAAGGACCTGCTTTACCGGAGAGACTTTAATCCGGACCAGAGAAGGACTAAAACGAATCGACAAGATTGAAATCGGAGATTTTGTATTATCGTTAAATGAGAAAACAGGAAAAGTATCTTACAAGAAAGTCACCGAGTTATTTGTCCATGAAGTAAAGTTAATTCATAGAGTTAGTTATAAGAACGGACCAGTCATTAATTCCACCTGGAATCACCCATTTTATCTGAGAGGTAAAGGTTGGACTGAAGTAAAAGACATCCAAGCGGGTGAAAGATCGGTTACGATTGCAAGTATCCGTAACTCAGAGAAAGGCAATCTTGCATCAAGAACACCGATTGCAGCCTCTCTCGCTTCTTTAAAAAATCAGAATTCAAATGAAGAATATTCTGACTCCTGGAAGAATGAATCCGCCGGAACTCTAGAGATATCTAAAATTGAAGAAGTATATACCGAAACGAAGGTTTATAATATTGAAGTAGAAGACAATCACACGTATTTCGTAGGGAAAGACGGGATTCTTGTACATAACTACTTACCCGAGTTTGTGGACCAACTGAATCAGAGAGTCGCTGAAATCAAGGGAGCGATTAACGAGCCTGTTGGAACGGCTAAAGCCGTTGCCGAGCAACAATTTAGTAAAGAAGGATTACAGAGAACCGCTATAGATGCAGTGACTCTTGGGCAAGGTAGAAATATAGAAAACCTTGTGAATGCCACCGGTGTGAATGGAGAAGAAGCTGCGGCGAGAGCACATGCAAACTTCGCATTTGACGGTGTATTGGGTTTAGCTACGGAAGGAGTTGGCAGACTTATATCCGGCGTCCGTGGTTTGACGGGAGCCGCGAGCGAAGCTTCAAACGCAGGAAAAATTGGAAGCTTGACGGCACGACAGACGGAAACCCTAACTACAACAAGCGATTACTTGAATTTATTGGACAAAGGGGATCGAAATAGCTTAATGAAACAAATTGGCGATCTTTCTAAGACCGCAGAAGGTAGACAAAAAATTGCGGACATCCATAAAGTTGTAAACAATTTGCTATATCATGCTGAAATAAAGCAAGGTTTTGTAAATCCTGTAAATGTAAGTGTCTCAAAATTGAAAGAGTTGCAAACTTTAACGGGGGTGTTAAAGGATACTATTCACAATCCGTAG